The Vibrio chagasii genome includes a region encoding these proteins:
- a CDS encoding alpha-L-glutamate ligase-like protein, producing the protein MFEQFTSPFKLKDKGIMGMNKRNHSYIGRYNDRSKYPLVDDKLKTKIIAEQAGATVPKLIGVISHQAEVKTIHKMVKEWPGFVIKPAQGSGGKGILVITSHKDGVYTKPSGSTINEEDVERHISNALAGLFSLGGKNDVAVVENLIKFDECFDGFSYEGVPDVRIIVFKGYPVMAMMRLSTSASDGKANLHQGAVGVGIDIATGKAVRAVQFDQPVTHHPDTGKELALLQVPHWEKLLILASSAWEMTGLGYMGTDMVLDQEEGPMVLELNARPGLAIQIANGAGLLPRLQHIENLGTPAEYPKPAQRVAYAAKQFGVHSNEIVSS; encoded by the coding sequence ATGTTTGAACAGTTTACTTCGCCGTTTAAGTTGAAAGACAAAGGCATCATGGGGATGAACAAGCGTAACCATAGCTATATTGGTCGCTACAATGATCGCTCCAAGTATCCGTTAGTTGATGACAAGCTAAAGACTAAAATCATCGCTGAACAAGCTGGGGCAACTGTACCTAAGCTTATCGGCGTGATCAGTCACCAAGCTGAAGTAAAGACAATCCATAAGATGGTAAAAGAGTGGCCTGGTTTTGTAATCAAGCCGGCTCAAGGGAGTGGTGGTAAGGGTATCCTTGTCATCACCTCACACAAAGACGGCGTTTATACTAAGCCGTCTGGCTCAACCATTAACGAAGAAGATGTAGAGCGTCACATCAGTAACGCTCTTGCAGGTCTTTTCTCGCTAGGTGGTAAGAACGACGTTGCCGTAGTAGAAAACCTGATTAAGTTTGACGAATGTTTTGACGGTTTCAGTTATGAGGGCGTGCCAGATGTACGAATCATTGTATTCAAAGGCTACCCTGTGATGGCGATGATGCGCCTTTCTACTTCAGCTTCTGATGGCAAGGCTAACCTTCACCAAGGTGCTGTTGGTGTAGGGATTGACATTGCAACAGGCAAAGCGGTGCGAGCGGTTCAGTTTGACCAACCGGTGACGCACCACCCAGATACAGGTAAAGAACTGGCACTGCTGCAAGTTCCTCACTGGGAAAAGCTGCTGATTCTTGCATCAAGCGCTTGGGAAATGACTGGCTTGGGTTACATGGGTACGGACATGGTTTTAGACCAAGAAGAAGGCCCAATGGTACTTGAACTTAATGCTCGCCCAGGTTTGGCTATCCAAATCGCCAACGGCGCAGGTCTACTTCCTAGATTACAGCATATTGAAAACCTTGGTACACCCGCTGAATACCCAAAACCTGCTCAGCGCGTTGCTTACGCTGCAAAACAATTTGGTGTTCACAGTAATGAGATTGTTTCAAGCTAA
- a CDS encoding methyl-accepting chemotaxis protein translates to MNPIKLWRALFLPKSSGWSNNQVRQADILLLFTFIAFFVGVYSLVKWTKHGEQLLVATSVFLIVFELISAILLRVTSKPSLALNFGFVGMAVHALNIIYQSGGVVDSTQAYWVPLLVVAFFLSGTRLVALVWSGLVIGVSLVMTSAHLDGFEFPQLVLTPEAVVVETWSGVIMPLVVICIAQAFTAKQKEVAIEMAEDAISESQQVANQATQSEGRLSVVLDQANSNSESLQDVSVHLEQQSQDLHAQVEVLNINCESQASAAEEMSQQLHQMTQGIAESNSFVGELKDRSEAVGTKAQKSSESLEASTSAISQIIQSNQEIMKVADLITSVAEQTNLLALNAAIEAARAGEQGRGFAVVADQVRELSAKSSHSAIEIRSLLDRSKVEVEHGRAIIETTANEMNGIISEVQTISTDVNQLTDIMAMQMDSLKELDLASSEVAQSVAETKSVSSLVANYGSELTGHVTSVKELVESLNNVVSQAKQA, encoded by the coding sequence ATGAACCCTATCAAGCTTTGGCGCGCGCTATTTCTACCTAAAAGCAGTGGATGGAGCAATAACCAAGTCAGACAAGCCGATATCTTATTACTCTTTACTTTTATCGCCTTTTTTGTCGGTGTCTATAGCTTGGTTAAATGGACAAAGCACGGGGAACAGCTTCTGGTAGCTACCTCTGTATTTTTGATCGTATTTGAACTGATCTCAGCTATCCTACTGCGTGTTACCAGCAAACCTAGCTTGGCACTTAACTTTGGCTTTGTCGGCATGGCGGTGCATGCGCTCAATATCATCTATCAAAGTGGTGGTGTGGTGGATTCGACTCAGGCGTATTGGGTGCCTTTGTTAGTGGTTGCCTTCTTTTTATCAGGAACACGCCTTGTCGCTTTGGTATGGAGTGGATTAGTGATTGGCGTGTCATTGGTAATGACGTCGGCTCATCTTGATGGCTTTGAATTTCCGCAGTTAGTACTTACTCCGGAAGCGGTGGTGGTTGAAACCTGGTCTGGCGTGATTATGCCACTGGTGGTGATCTGCATTGCCCAAGCTTTTACCGCGAAACAGAAAGAAGTCGCTATCGAGATGGCAGAAGACGCGATTTCGGAAAGTCAGCAGGTCGCAAACCAAGCGACGCAAAGTGAAGGGCGCTTGTCAGTTGTACTTGACCAAGCGAATTCAAACTCTGAAAGCCTACAGGACGTTTCTGTCCATTTAGAACAACAGTCACAAGACTTGCATGCGCAAGTTGAAGTGTTGAACATCAATTGTGAATCTCAGGCGAGTGCTGCCGAGGAGATGAGCCAGCAATTGCATCAGATGACGCAAGGTATCGCAGAGTCAAATTCATTTGTCGGAGAACTCAAAGATCGCAGCGAAGCCGTAGGCACTAAAGCACAGAAAAGCTCTGAGTCACTTGAGGCTTCGACCAGTGCAATCAGCCAAATTATTCAAAGCAACCAAGAAATCATGAAGGTTGCAGACTTGATTACGTCGGTCGCTGAGCAAACCAACTTACTCGCACTGAATGCTGCGATAGAAGCGGCTCGCGCAGGTGAGCAGGGCAGAGGCTTTGCTGTGGTTGCTGATCAGGTAAGGGAGCTATCAGCGAAAAGTAGTCACTCAGCCATTGAGATTCGAAGCTTGTTGGATCGCAGTAAAGTGGAAGTGGAACATGGTAGAGCGATCATCGAAACGACAGCCAATGAAATGAACGGCATTATTTCAGAGGTTCAGACTATCTCTACTGATGTGAACCAATTGACCGATATTATGGCAATGCAGATGGACTCACTGAAAGAGCTGGATCTTGCGAGCTCAGAAGTGGCACAGAGCGTTGCCGAAACCAAATCTGTGTCGAGTTTGGTTGCCAACTATGGCTCTGAACTGACTGGACATGTCACTTCAGTCAAGGAATTGGTTGAAAGCCTAAATAACGTGGTCTCCCAAGCTAAACAAGCGTAA
- a CDS encoding DUF72 domain-containing protein, whose amino-acid sequence MTNGAKTMDTLPLRLGLTMWSHSEWQSQFYGKGTKPAERLEKYTQVFHTVEGNTTFYATPSMSTVHNWKAASHDDFKFTFKLPKFITHQQQLRHCQAELKEFLMTMSPLHDRIGQWTIQLPHSFEPSMLPTLQKFCTLFPKEMQLGVEVRHLGFFDKGDAEKRFNQWLVEEGINRIIMDSRPVFSAPPTTEAVSDAHQKKPRVPVHAIATANNPMIRFIGHPDQAPNIEFFKPWFSKIPQWLSDGKQPYLMIHTPDNNHAPELAIAIYELLQQQVSENTSLLLPDLEQFPAQKGNHQISMF is encoded by the coding sequence ATGACTAATGGTGCAAAAACGATGGACACTTTACCTCTAAGACTTGGATTAACTATGTGGTCTCACTCTGAGTGGCAAAGTCAGTTCTATGGCAAGGGTACAAAGCCTGCGGAACGCCTAGAAAAATACACCCAAGTTTTTCATACCGTTGAAGGCAACACGACCTTTTACGCGACGCCGAGTATGTCGACCGTTCATAACTGGAAAGCGGCAAGTCACGATGATTTCAAGTTCACCTTCAAATTGCCCAAATTCATTACCCACCAGCAACAATTGAGACACTGCCAAGCCGAACTCAAAGAGTTCTTGATGACCATGTCGCCACTGCACGACCGCATAGGTCAATGGACGATTCAGCTACCACACAGCTTTGAACCTAGCATGCTTCCTACTCTGCAAAAATTTTGCACCTTGTTTCCAAAGGAGATGCAGCTCGGCGTTGAAGTTCGCCATTTAGGCTTCTTTGATAAAGGCGATGCTGAAAAACGCTTTAACCAATGGCTCGTGGAAGAAGGCATTAACCGCATCATTATGGATAGTCGCCCTGTTTTTTCTGCGCCGCCAACCACAGAAGCGGTAAGCGATGCGCACCAGAAAAAGCCACGCGTGCCCGTTCATGCCATTGCAACGGCCAACAACCCGATGATCCGTTTTATTGGTCACCCTGACCAAGCGCCAAATATCGAATTTTTCAAACCTTGGTTTAGCAAAATCCCCCAGTGGTTAAGTGACGGCAAACAACCGTATCTAATGATCCACACTCCAGACAACAATCATGCGCCGGAACTCGCGATCGCCATCTATGAGTTATTGCAACAGCAAGTGTCTGAAAATACGTCACTATTACTACCTGACCTGGAACAATTTCCAGCTCAGAAAGGCAATCATCAAATCTCGATGTTTTAA
- a CDS encoding inactive transglutaminase family protein: MTSRIPFYISIFLLIAAGITLSMFRHTTYGVPWTPGETRQVWDIEARIEFNAVGKEAKVSLAAPHTQSNYTLISESASSPGYGISYLNTESGRRAEWSIRYADGPQTIYYKTQFLVDSQAKVTENPPEGEVAQPSFDGPEEAASIALIDRATKRSADNLTFTRELIKTLNDPDSQNSALLLNNMTKVEATHKLLSAAKIHNKVVGVIELEDGRRRQSIQNMLQVWDNDQWILFSPESSEQQVQPNLLIWDESNVSLLDVVGGQNSKVHFSMIAQDITPTEATNSKVSADQLLNLSIHSLPLEEQAMFKTIMLIPIGALIVVFLRVIIGLKTSGTFMPVLIAVAFVQTQLVTGIVGFLLIVGTGLIIRSYLSKLNLLLVARISAVIITVIMIISVFTVVAFKVGLTEGLSITFFPMIILSWTIERMSILWEEEGAKEVVLQGGGSLLTAVLVYLAMTNPFIQHLTFNFIGLQLIVLGGILLLGTYTGYRLTELRRFKPLAED; this comes from the coding sequence ATGACGTCACGAATTCCATTTTATATCTCTATTTTCCTGCTCATTGCAGCAGGTATAACACTGAGTATGTTCAGACATACGACTTATGGTGTTCCTTGGACTCCAGGGGAAACCAGACAGGTGTGGGACATTGAAGCTCGTATCGAATTCAATGCAGTAGGCAAAGAAGCGAAGGTTTCATTAGCGGCTCCTCATACTCAGTCTAACTACACGCTCATCAGCGAGTCAGCTTCATCACCAGGCTACGGTATCTCTTACTTGAATACCGAATCAGGTCGCCGCGCTGAATGGTCTATCCGCTATGCAGATGGCCCTCAAACCATCTACTACAAAACTCAATTCTTAGTCGATAGCCAAGCAAAAGTTACTGAGAACCCACCAGAAGGTGAAGTTGCTCAACCAAGCTTCGACGGACCAGAAGAAGCAGCATCGATTGCTTTGATTGACCGCGCAACCAAACGTTCAGCGGACAACCTAACCTTCACTCGTGAGCTGATCAAAACGCTAAACGATCCAGACAGCCAAAACTCAGCGCTGCTTCTGAACAACATGACCAAAGTAGAAGCGACACACAAGCTACTTTCGGCAGCAAAAATCCACAACAAAGTGGTTGGTGTTATCGAGCTAGAAGATGGTCGCCGTCGTCAATCCATTCAGAACATGCTCCAAGTTTGGGATAACGATCAGTGGATTCTGTTCTCCCCTGAATCAAGCGAACAACAAGTTCAACCAAATCTACTTATCTGGGATGAGTCGAACGTATCTCTGTTAGATGTTGTTGGTGGTCAAAACAGTAAAGTTCACTTCTCGATGATTGCTCAAGATATTACTCCTACTGAAGCAACCAACAGTAAAGTCTCTGCAGACCAATTATTGAACCTATCGATTCACAGCCTACCGCTAGAAGAGCAAGCGATGTTTAAAACCATCATGCTAATTCCAATCGGTGCTCTGATTGTTGTGTTCTTACGCGTTATCATCGGGTTGAAAACATCTGGTACCTTCATGCCAGTTCTGATTGCAGTAGCCTTTGTTCAAACACAACTGGTTACGGGTATTGTCGGTTTCTTACTGATTGTCGGCACAGGCCTTATTATTCGTAGCTACTTATCCAAGCTCAACCTACTGCTGGTTGCCAGGATATCCGCGGTGATTATCACGGTAATCATGATTATTTCCGTGTTTACCGTGGTTGCTTTCAAAGTGGGTCTGACTGAAGGTCTATCTATTACGTTCTTCCCAATGATCATCCTATCTTGGACTATCGAACGTATGTCTATCCTATGGGAAGAAGAAGGCGCGAAAGAAGTTGTTCTTCAAGGTGGTGGCTCACTATTGACTGCCGTACTTGTTTACTTAGCAATGACTAACCCGTTCATTCAACACCTAACATTTAACTTTATCGGTCTACAACTGATTGTCCTAGGTGGTATTTTACTACTAGGTACTTACACTGGTTACCGCTTAACTGAGCTACGTCGCTTTAAACCGCTAGCGGAGGATTAA
- the cmoA gene encoding carboxy-S-adenosyl-L-methionine synthase CmoA yields MSNKDNIFSAPIDKIGDFTFDARVAEVFPDMIQRSVPGYSNIISAIGMLAERFVKPHSNVYDLGCSLGAATLSMRRHIQQEGCTIFAIDNSEAMVERCKLHVNAYRSDTPVEVIEADIREVEIKDASVVVLNFTLQFLSPDDRYALLEKIHAGLRPGGILILSEKYVFEDESSNELLIDLHHDFKRANGYSELEVSQKRSAIENVMRPDSIPVHRERFNKIGFSSNEVWFQCFNFGSMFAIK; encoded by the coding sequence ATGAGCAATAAAGACAACATCTTTTCCGCTCCTATTGATAAAATTGGAGACTTCACCTTTGATGCAAGGGTCGCAGAAGTATTCCCGGATATGATTCAACGCTCGGTTCCTGGCTACAGCAACATCATCTCAGCTATCGGTATGTTAGCGGAGCGATTCGTAAAACCGCATTCAAACGTTTATGACCTGGGTTGTTCTCTGGGCGCTGCAACACTTTCCATGCGTCGTCACATCCAGCAAGAAGGCTGCACAATTTTCGCTATTGATAACTCAGAAGCGATGGTTGAGCGCTGTAAATTACACGTTAACGCTTACCGCAGCGACACGCCTGTAGAAGTCATCGAAGCCGATATTCGCGAAGTCGAAATCAAAGACGCTTCGGTAGTAGTACTTAACTTCACGCTGCAATTCCTGTCGCCAGACGATCGCTACGCCCTACTTGAAAAAATTCATGCTGGCCTGCGCCCAGGCGGAATTCTAATCTTGTCAGAGAAATACGTATTCGAAGATGAAAGTTCGAACGAACTGCTTATCGATCTACACCATGATTTCAAACGTGCTAACGGATACAGCGAACTTGAAGTAAGCCAAAAACGTAGCGCGATTGAAAACGTAATGCGCCCAGACTCTATCCCTGTTCACAGAGAGCGCTTTAATAAGATTGGCTTCTCAAGCAACGAAGTATGGTTCCAATGCTTTAACTTTGGATCAATGTTCGCGATTAAATAG
- the ruvC gene encoding crossover junction endodeoxyribonuclease RuvC, with product MSIILGIDPGSRITGYGVIRHNGRHLYYLGSGCIRTSEKELPGRLKQIYAGVSEIITQFQPDVFAIEQVFMAKNADSALKLGQARGSAIVAAVNADLPVHEYAARLIKQAVTGNGGADKSMVQNMVMSMLKLPAKPQADAADALGVAITHANTNKTLIALAGKATGARKGRYR from the coding sequence ATGTCTATTATCTTAGGGATCGACCCTGGCTCTCGCATTACCGGTTATGGCGTGATTCGTCACAATGGCCGTCATCTGTATTACTTAGGCAGTGGGTGTATCCGAACCTCAGAAAAAGAGCTACCAGGCCGACTTAAGCAGATCTATGCGGGCGTGAGTGAAATCATTACTCAGTTTCAGCCAGATGTGTTTGCCATTGAGCAGGTCTTCATGGCAAAGAATGCGGACTCGGCACTCAAGCTAGGTCAGGCGCGTGGTAGTGCAATAGTGGCCGCTGTAAATGCAGATTTGCCGGTTCATGAATACGCGGCTCGTTTAATTAAGCAAGCGGTAACAGGCAATGGTGGCGCAGATAAGTCTATGGTTCAAAATATGGTAATGAGCATGCTTAAGTTGCCAGCTAAGCCACAGGCTGATGCCGCCGATGCGCTAGGTGTAGCGATCACTCACGCCAACACCAACAAAACTTTGATTGCACTGGCGGGTAAAGCGACTGGAGCGAGAAAAGGGCGTTATCGTTAA
- the aspS gene encoding aspartate--tRNA ligase, with the protein MRTHYCGNLNKSLAGQTVELCGWVNRRRDLGGLIFIDMRDREGIVQVVVDPDMKDIFPIANQLRNEFCIKFTGEVRVRPDSQVNKDMATGEVELYATGLEIINRSEALPLDFNQTNSEEQRLKYRYIDLRRPEMSDRIKLRARASSFVRRFLDENLFLDIETPVLTKATPEGARDYLVPSRVHKGSFYALPQSPQLFKQLLMMSGFDRYYQIVKCFRDEDLRADRQPEFTQIDIETSFMSSQEVRNITEKLVHDMWKELLDVELGQFPVMPFSEAIRRFGSDKPDLRNPLELVDVADLVKDVEFKVFSGPANDEKGRVAVIRVPGGAKLTRKQIDGYAEYVNIYGAKGLAWMKVNDRAAGMEGIQSPVAKFLSEDVINGILDRTEAESGDIILFGADKAGIVAEAMGALRLKLGTDLELTDTSAWAPLWVVDFPMFEEDGEGNLHAMHHPFTSPLGVTAEELKANPAAANSDAYDMVINGYEVGGGSVRIHNAEMQTAVFGILGIEAKEQQEKFGFLLDALQYGTPPHAGLAFGLDRLAMLLCGTENIRDVIAFPKTTAAACLLTDAPSLANPASLEELAIAVKVAQKEESAE; encoded by the coding sequence ATGCGTACCCATTACTGTGGTAACCTGAACAAGTCCCTGGCGGGACAAACTGTAGAATTGTGCGGCTGGGTAAACCGTCGCCGTGATTTAGGCGGTCTTATCTTTATTGATATGCGTGATCGTGAAGGCATCGTTCAGGTTGTTGTCGATCCAGATATGAAAGATATCTTCCCGATCGCTAACCAACTGCGTAATGAATTCTGTATCAAATTTACTGGTGAAGTACGTGTTCGTCCTGACAGCCAAGTAAATAAAGACATGGCTACTGGTGAAGTAGAACTTTACGCGACTGGTCTAGAGATCATTAACCGTTCAGAAGCGCTTCCACTAGACTTCAACCAAACGAACTCTGAAGAACAGCGTCTTAAGTACCGTTACATCGATCTTCGCCGTCCAGAAATGAGCGATCGCATCAAGCTTCGTGCACGTGCATCTAGCTTCGTTCGTCGTTTCCTAGACGAGAACCTGTTCCTAGACATCGAAACACCAGTACTAACTAAAGCGACCCCAGAAGGCGCTCGTGACTACCTAGTACCAAGCCGTGTTCATAAAGGTAGCTTCTACGCGCTTCCTCAATCTCCTCAGTTGTTTAAGCAACTGCTGATGATGTCTGGTTTTGACCGTTACTACCAAATCGTTAAATGTTTCCGTGATGAAGATTTACGTGCTGACCGTCAGCCTGAATTTACTCAGATCGATATCGAAACATCGTTCATGTCTTCTCAAGAAGTACGTAACATCACTGAAAAGCTAGTTCACGATATGTGGAAAGAGCTTCTAGATGTAGAACTAGGTCAATTCCCAGTAATGCCTTTCTCTGAAGCGATTCGTCGTTTCGGTTCTGATAAGCCAGATCTACGTAACCCACTAGAGCTTGTTGACGTTGCTGACCTAGTTAAAGACGTTGAGTTCAAAGTATTCTCAGGCCCAGCTAACGACGAAAAAGGCCGTGTAGCGGTTATCCGTGTTCCAGGTGGTGCTAAGCTAACTCGTAAGCAAATCGACGGTTACGCAGAGTACGTAAACATCTACGGCGCGAAAGGTCTAGCTTGGATGAAGGTTAACGACCGTGCAGCAGGCATGGAAGGTATCCAATCTCCAGTTGCTAAATTCCTAAGCGAAGACGTAATCAACGGTATTCTAGATCGCACTGAAGCTGAATCTGGCGATATCATTCTGTTCGGCGCAGACAAAGCGGGTATCGTTGCTGAAGCAATGGGCGCACTTCGTCTTAAATTAGGTACAGACCTAGAGCTAACAGATACATCTGCATGGGCTCCACTGTGGGTTGTTGACTTCCCAATGTTTGAAGAAGACGGCGAAGGCAACCTACACGCAATGCACCACCCATTCACATCACCACTAGGTGTGACTGCGGAAGAACTAAAAGCGAACCCTGCAGCAGCAAACTCTGATGCATACGACATGGTAATCAACGGCTACGAAGTAGGCGGCGGTTCTGTACGTATTCACAACGCAGAAATGCAAACGGCTGTATTCGGTATCCTAGGTATCGAAGCGAAAGAGCAACAAGAGAAGTTCGGCTTCCTACTAGATGCTCTTCAATACGGTACTCCACCACACGCTGGTCTAGCATTCGGTCTTGACCGTCTAGCAATGCTACTTTGTGGTACAGAGAACATCCGTGACGTTATCGCATTCCCGAAAACAACAGCAGCTGCATGTCTACTAACAGACGCGCCAAGCCTAGCAAACCCTGCATCACTGGAAGAGCTAGCAATCGCTGTTAAAGTTGCACAAAAAGAAGAGTCTGCTGAATAA
- the cmoB gene encoding tRNA 5-methoxyuridine(34)/uridine 5-oxyacetic acid(34) synthase CmoB translates to MFNFANFYQLIAQDTRLQPWLNVLPQQLTDWQNAEHGDFDRWLRALNKIPQDVPDQVDLKNSVTIGSSTPYHSGELRKLESLLKTFHPWRKGPYTVHDIHIDTEWRSDWKWDRVLPHISPLKNRSVLDVGCGNGYHMWRMLGEGARLTVGIDPSHLFLIQFEAIRKLMGNDQRAHLLPLGIEQLPKLEAYDTVFSMGVLYHRRSPLDHLIQLKDQLVSGGELVLETLVIEGDENAVLVPVDRYAQMRNVYFFPSARALKRWLEQVGFKDVRIVDENVTTIGEQRTTEWMTHNSLPDYLDPNDPSKTVEGHPAPRRAILIATKP, encoded by the coding sequence ATGTTTAATTTTGCCAATTTTTATCAACTTATTGCCCAAGATACTCGTCTACAGCCGTGGCTTAATGTTTTGCCACAGCAACTGACGGATTGGCAGAATGCAGAGCACGGTGATTTCGATCGTTGGTTACGTGCGTTAAACAAGATTCCACAAGACGTGCCAGATCAAGTTGACCTGAAAAATTCAGTGACGATTGGTAGTTCTACGCCATACCACTCAGGTGAACTGAGAAAGTTAGAAAGCTTATTGAAGACGTTCCACCCATGGAGAAAAGGTCCTTATACCGTTCACGACATCCATATCGATACAGAGTGGCGCAGTGACTGGAAATGGGATCGTGTGCTTCCACATATTTCTCCATTGAAGAACCGCTCGGTGCTAGATGTTGGCTGTGGTAACGGCTACCACATGTGGCGCATGCTAGGTGAAGGGGCTCGCTTAACTGTGGGTATTGATCCTTCTCACCTATTCTTGATTCAATTTGAAGCTATTCGTAAGTTAATGGGCAACGACCAACGTGCTCACCTTCTACCTCTAGGTATTGAACAGCTACCAAAACTTGAAGCCTATGACACAGTATTCAGCATGGGCGTGCTATACCACCGTCGTTCGCCGCTTGATCATTTAATTCAACTAAAAGACCAATTGGTATCTGGCGGTGAATTAGTGCTGGAGACCTTAGTGATTGAAGGCGATGAGAACGCTGTATTAGTGCCTGTTGACCGCTACGCACAAATGAGAAATGTGTACTTCTTCCCTTCTGCTCGCGCCCTGAAGCGCTGGCTTGAACAAGTTGGCTTTAAAGATGTACGCATCGTGGATGAGAATGTCACAACAATTGGTGAGCAGCGCACAACTGAGTGGATGACACACAACTCTCTGCCAGATTACCTAGATCCAAACGACCCAAGTAAAACGGTTGAAGGTCACCCGGCGCCGAGACGCGCCATTCTTATCGCAACCAAGCCATAA
- the ruvA gene encoding Holliday junction branch migration protein RuvA, whose protein sequence is MIGRLRGTLIEKQPPELLIEVSGVGYEVQMPMSCFYELPNVGEEAIIYTHFVVREDAQLLYGFNTVKERALFREVIKANGVGPKLGLGILSGMTASQFVQSVEREDISTLVKLPGVGKKTAERLVVEMKDRLKGWGAGDLFTPATDAAPIDSMPTVQDAEEEAVSALLALGYKPTQASKVVSQVAKEGMTSEQLIRDALKSMV, encoded by the coding sequence GTGATCGGACGTCTACGCGGTACATTAATAGAAAAACAGCCACCAGAATTATTGATTGAAGTCAGTGGCGTTGGTTACGAAGTACAAATGCCAATGAGCTGTTTTTATGAACTACCAAACGTAGGCGAAGAGGCAATTATCTACACGCATTTTGTAGTACGTGAAGATGCTCAGCTACTTTATGGCTTCAACACGGTTAAAGAGCGGGCGTTATTCCGTGAAGTCATCAAAGCAAACGGTGTGGGCCCTAAACTTGGCCTTGGTATTCTTTCCGGTATGACGGCGAGCCAGTTTGTTCAGAGTGTTGAGCGTGAAGACATTTCTACGCTAGTGAAGCTACCGGGTGTTGGTAAGAAAACCGCTGAACGTCTAGTTGTTGAGATGAAAGACCGATTAAAAGGTTGGGGTGCTGGTGACCTGTTTACGCCTGCGACTGACGCGGCGCCAATTGACTCTATGCCAACCGTTCAAGATGCTGAAGAAGAAGCGGTAAGTGCACTGCTTGCATTGGGCTATAAGCCGACTCAAGCTTCTAAGGTGGTTTCTCAAGTGGCTAAAGAAGGTATGACGAGCGAACAGTTGATTCGTGATGCCTTGAAGTCGATGGTTTAA
- a CDS encoding ATP-dependent zinc protease family protein, translating to MFKRLSPIVAVGLLSGCTLTNGAAYHQETLDAIARSETNIANKVQNLELQLSNQSDYIESLEDEITTLSQQLDVHLTSMEHKVIEELEEEEPVAVTAAPVAPTSQPTILGGIEKVSIDSIKQSFDARVDTGATTSSLNAIDIKEFERNGKDWVRFHLADKSQATEDQKWIEAPVVRYVKIRQSTTDQAERRAVIELWIKVGKIHEKAQFTLADRSQMSHPVLLGREFIKDIALVDVSKQYVQTEAK from the coding sequence ATGTTTAAGCGATTATCGCCAATTGTGGCGGTTGGTTTGCTCTCTGGCTGTACCCTGACTAACGGTGCGGCCTACCACCAAGAAACTCTCGACGCTATTGCCCGCTCTGAGACAAACATCGCAAATAAGGTTCAAAATCTTGAACTGCAACTAAGCAATCAAAGTGATTACATTGAAAGCTTAGAAGACGAAATCACAACCCTTTCCCAACAGCTTGATGTTCACCTAACCAGCATGGAACACAAAGTGATTGAAGAACTGGAAGAAGAAGAGCCAGTAGCAGTTACAGCGGCTCCTGTTGCTCCGACTTCACAGCCTACAATCCTTGGCGGCATCGAAAAAGTATCTATCGACTCTATCAAACAAAGCTTCGATGCTCGTGTTGATACTGGTGCTACAACATCATCTTTGAATGCTATTGATATCAAAGAATTCGAACGCAATGGCAAAGATTGGGTACGATTCCACCTAGCTGATAAATCACAAGCGACAGAAGATCAAAAATGGATTGAAGCGCCTGTTGTACGCTATGTGAAAATTCGTCAGTCAACGACCGACCAAGCAGAACGTCGAGCTGTGATCGAACTATGGATTAAAGTTGGAAAAATCCATGAAAAAGCGCAATTTACATTGGCGGATCGCTCTCAAATGAGTCACCCTGTATTACTAGGGCGCGAATTTATCAAAGACATCGCGCTAGTAGATGTAAGTAAACAGTACGTACAAACGGAAGCCAAATAA